A stretch of Eleutherodactylus coqui strain aEleCoq1 chromosome 2, aEleCoq1.hap1, whole genome shotgun sequence DNA encodes these proteins:
- the ETV6 gene encoding transcription factor ETV6 isoform X1 — MRRFGGDWRKWQEQISYSPPESPGPKSATPSPSSLYVSGPRAYRMEEDPVRLPAHLQSPGQNCVAQSPSSLHVSGPRSYRMEEDPVRLPAHLRLPPSHWSREDVSQWLRWAESEFSLHSIENNTFEMNGKALLLLTKEDFRYRCPHSGDVLYEVLQHILRQRKPRLLPSSVFHTGNSIHSHPDILLPHNHHDDHMQHRPPRTPSEVHPQNPPTIELRHRSHSPLTSNHHPSPDPEPHPLRSQLDSNLRRPCPTDRLHRLKSESNHHAQDAVAYPLSVSPVEANHCDAFPKTSSSPRQENPRVIQLMPSPIMHPLLLNTRHPVEFKQPRLGADEGQQRESKPMNLSHREDMAYMNHVMVSISPPEEQTMPMGRIADCRLLWDYVYQLLSDTRYENFIRWEDKESMVFRIMDPNGLARLWGNHKNRTNMTYEKMSRALRHYYKLNIIRKEPGQRLLFRFMKTPDEIMSGRTDRLEHLESQELDEQVYQEDDCSATISLSPTG; from the exons ATGAGGAGATTCGGAGGAGATTGGAGAAAATGG CAGGAACAGATTTCATACTCCCCTCCAGAAAGCCCTGGGCCAAAGAGTGCCACCCCATCCCCCTCATCCCTCTATGTCTCGGGGCCACGCGCTTACAGGATGGAAGAGGATCCCGTCAGGCTGCCGGCGCACCTAC AAAGCCCAGGGCAGAACTGTGTCGCCCAgtctccctcttctctccatgTCTCGGGGCCACGCTCTTACAGGATGGAAGAGGATCCCGTCAGGCTGCCGGCGCACCTAC GTCTCCCTCCTTCTCACTGGTCGCGGGAGGATGTGTCTCAGTGGCTGCGTTGGGCCGAAAGTGAATTCTCGCTGCACTCTATAGAGAATAATACATTTGAGATGAATGGCAAGGCCCTCCTGCTCCTCACCAAGGAGGATTTCCGATACCGCTGCCCGCACTCAG gtGACGTCTTGTACGAGGTTCTGCAGCACATCCTGCGACAGAGGAAACCCCGGCTGCTGCCCTCGTCTGTGTTTCACACTGGAAACTCTATCCACAGTCACCCCGATATCCTcctcccccacaaccaccatgATG ATCATATGCAGCACAGACCCCCCAGAACGCCGTCTGAGGTCCACCCGCAGAATCCCCCAACTATAGAGCTGCGCCATCGATCCCACTCACCCCTCACTTCCAACCATCACCCCTCTCCGGATCCTGAACCACACCCGCTGCGCTCGCAATTGGACAGCAACCTGCGCCGCCCATGCCCCACCGATCGACTCCACCGATTGAAAAGTGAAAGCAACCATCATGCTCAGGATGCCGTGGCTTACCCCTTGTCTGTGTCTCCGGTCGAAGCCAACCACTGTGATGCCTTCCCTAAAACCAGCAGCAGCCCGCGGCAGGAGAATCCTCGGGTCATCCAGCTCATGCCAAGCCCCATCATGCACCCGCTGCTGCTCAACACACGCCATCCTGTGGAGTTTAAGCAGCCACGGTTGGGAGCAGACGAGGGACAACAGCGCGAGAGCAAACCGATGAACTTATCCCACCGGGAGGACATGGCGTACATGAACCACGTCATGGTGTCCATCTCTCCCCCTGAGGAGCAGACCATGCCCATGGGAAGGATAGCGG ACTGCCGGCTGCTCTGGGACTACGTCTATCAGCTTCTCTCTGACACCAGATACGAGAACTTTATCCGCTGGGAAGACAAGGAGTCGATGGTTTTCCGAATCATGGACCCCAACGGTTTGGCGAGACTCTGGGGCAACCACAAG AACCGAACAAACATGACCTACGAGAAGATGTCGCGGGCGCTCCGCCATTACTACAAGCTGAACATCATCCGCAAGGAGCCCGGACAGAGGCTGCTCTTCAG GTTCATGAAGACGCCCGATGAGATCATGAGCGGTCGGACGGATCGGCTGGAGCACCTGGAGTCTCAGGAGTTGGATGAGCAGGTGTATCAGGAGGATGACTGCTCGGCGACGATCTCCTTGTCTCCTACAGGTTGA
- the ETV6 gene encoding transcription factor ETV6 isoform X2, producing MSSVQFCIKQEQISYSPPESPGPKSATPSPSSLYVSGPRAYRMEEDPVRLPAHLQSPGQNCVAQSPSSLHVSGPRSYRMEEDPVRLPAHLRLPPSHWSREDVSQWLRWAESEFSLHSIENNTFEMNGKALLLLTKEDFRYRCPHSGDVLYEVLQHILRQRKPRLLPSSVFHTGNSIHSHPDILLPHNHHDDHMQHRPPRTPSEVHPQNPPTIELRHRSHSPLTSNHHPSPDPEPHPLRSQLDSNLRRPCPTDRLHRLKSESNHHAQDAVAYPLSVSPVEANHCDAFPKTSSSPRQENPRVIQLMPSPIMHPLLLNTRHPVEFKQPRLGADEGQQRESKPMNLSHREDMAYMNHVMVSISPPEEQTMPMGRIADCRLLWDYVYQLLSDTRYENFIRWEDKESMVFRIMDPNGLARLWGNHKNRTNMTYEKMSRALRHYYKLNIIRKEPGQRLLFRFMKTPDEIMSGRTDRLEHLESQELDEQVYQEDDCSATISLSPTG from the exons CAGGAACAGATTTCATACTCCCCTCCAGAAAGCCCTGGGCCAAAGAGTGCCACCCCATCCCCCTCATCCCTCTATGTCTCGGGGCCACGCGCTTACAGGATGGAAGAGGATCCCGTCAGGCTGCCGGCGCACCTAC AAAGCCCAGGGCAGAACTGTGTCGCCCAgtctccctcttctctccatgTCTCGGGGCCACGCTCTTACAGGATGGAAGAGGATCCCGTCAGGCTGCCGGCGCACCTAC GTCTCCCTCCTTCTCACTGGTCGCGGGAGGATGTGTCTCAGTGGCTGCGTTGGGCCGAAAGTGAATTCTCGCTGCACTCTATAGAGAATAATACATTTGAGATGAATGGCAAGGCCCTCCTGCTCCTCACCAAGGAGGATTTCCGATACCGCTGCCCGCACTCAG gtGACGTCTTGTACGAGGTTCTGCAGCACATCCTGCGACAGAGGAAACCCCGGCTGCTGCCCTCGTCTGTGTTTCACACTGGAAACTCTATCCACAGTCACCCCGATATCCTcctcccccacaaccaccatgATG ATCATATGCAGCACAGACCCCCCAGAACGCCGTCTGAGGTCCACCCGCAGAATCCCCCAACTATAGAGCTGCGCCATCGATCCCACTCACCCCTCACTTCCAACCATCACCCCTCTCCGGATCCTGAACCACACCCGCTGCGCTCGCAATTGGACAGCAACCTGCGCCGCCCATGCCCCACCGATCGACTCCACCGATTGAAAAGTGAAAGCAACCATCATGCTCAGGATGCCGTGGCTTACCCCTTGTCTGTGTCTCCGGTCGAAGCCAACCACTGTGATGCCTTCCCTAAAACCAGCAGCAGCCCGCGGCAGGAGAATCCTCGGGTCATCCAGCTCATGCCAAGCCCCATCATGCACCCGCTGCTGCTCAACACACGCCATCCTGTGGAGTTTAAGCAGCCACGGTTGGGAGCAGACGAGGGACAACAGCGCGAGAGCAAACCGATGAACTTATCCCACCGGGAGGACATGGCGTACATGAACCACGTCATGGTGTCCATCTCTCCCCCTGAGGAGCAGACCATGCCCATGGGAAGGATAGCGG ACTGCCGGCTGCTCTGGGACTACGTCTATCAGCTTCTCTCTGACACCAGATACGAGAACTTTATCCGCTGGGAAGACAAGGAGTCGATGGTTTTCCGAATCATGGACCCCAACGGTTTGGCGAGACTCTGGGGCAACCACAAG AACCGAACAAACATGACCTACGAGAAGATGTCGCGGGCGCTCCGCCATTACTACAAGCTGAACATCATCCGCAAGGAGCCCGGACAGAGGCTGCTCTTCAG GTTCATGAAGACGCCCGATGAGATCATGAGCGGTCGGACGGATCGGCTGGAGCACCTGGAGTCTCAGGAGTTGGATGAGCAGGTGTATCAGGAGGATGACTGCTCGGCGACGATCTCCTTGTCTCCTACAGGTTGA